A stretch of Sulfitobacter sp. THAF37 DNA encodes these proteins:
- a CDS encoding type I polyketide synthase — protein MNTSDNRNATGEDIAIVGMSVNVPGAAGVDTYWANLRDGVESIRRLSEQELLEAGESPETVARRNYVPVAALLDGFDTFDPEFFGFSPKDAAILDPQHRKFLEVAWEAMEQAGHPPETIAGDIGVYAGCGMGSYFYFNICSNPDLVDDVGMFLLRHTGNDKDFLSTRVSHVFDLKGPSINLQTACSTSLVAIHYACAALRAGEVDMALAGGVTIELPQGRGYLFKENEILSPDGHCHAFDHRAQGTVFGSGAGCVALRRLSDAVADGDHIWAVIKGSAVNNDGAAKAGYLAPSVDGQTKAITAALDAAGVAAQSIGMVECHGTGTYLGDPIEVAALTEAYRTETDATDFCRIGSVKTNIGHLDTAAGVAGFAKAALALHHKQMPPSLGYEAPNPAIPFEGSPFRVNDRLTDWPGGDTPRRAAINALGVGGTNAHAIIEEAPQRAASDASDWPFQPLVISGHSKAALDANAAALAAHLRAHPEQPLADVAFTLKEGRRAFDRRRVVVAATHDEAADLLEAGDTRRVFTHEALGDSPEVVFMFPGGGAQYAGMARDLYETEPVFADWMDRGLAHLQPQLDYDIRALWLPSAETQKAADETLKKPSVQLPLIAITEYALAQLWMSWGVQPAAMVGHSMGENVAACLAGVMSFENLIDLVLLRGRLFDEVPAGGMLSISARMEDIVPLLGNDLDIASVNATELIAVSGPQAALDEMQARLTEAGLEHQRIAIDIAAHSRMLEGILDRYRAFLAGLDLRAPQMPFASNRSGGMITAEEATDPDYWVGQLRNTVNFADCITTLSAARKRVYLEVGPGKALSSLAQMHPAVGTGQVISSLRHPEQDLADDVYFITMFARLWACGVQADWSQLWGEARRNRVLLPTYQFQRASYFIAPGVPAQAVAQQALVRSEDITHWGAIPAWRPAFAGVDLDVLADLGAQPLTWLVFADDAGLSAPVMERLRDAGHRVVSLRAGDAFSRADAHSFTLAAEQGRAGYDLLIAALREDGLMPDRIAHFWLTDDQVAPRPGSSTFDRNIEQGFWSLTWLGQALTEAGLDAPLQIHVFTSAAAQVMDEALPYPEKALVAGPVGVITRELPGVTATQVDLAPRQPVETRKGWFARPEVAPARPDLTNRLIEDLMAAPASRIVAYRDESRFEMGYKPLPLPEAEGATFRDGGTYLITGGFGGIGQTLATDILARHDATVILLARDAMPDRADWPDYIARQGTADRMARRMQAVMRLEEIARTRGGRIEVAGGDVANLAQMRRVVDDLMARPGGLTGVIHAAGVLDDAPMLGKDDAQMDAVLTPKVQGLRVLDQLLPDGTLEFLVLFSSTSTATRAAGQVDYVAANAWLNAFAAARRGGRTRVVAVNWGVWADVGMAANALPGTASDVLPPRSLDAALLRSAGADPRGDTLLNAPLTTDHWVLDQHRTRDGQAILPGTGFVELLAEAAAEQGLGAFEIEDLYFLRAMPVAEGEARQMRITLSARERGFTAEMRSDCVFGGKTGWQLHAQAVLAPLAEARPPALDLGAILARCGDVQQADEARLTSPQEAHLAFGPRWHVLRETALGAGEGIAKLALPQEAQGDPGDGFVLHPGLMDLATGWAMSLVPGYAAAHLWVPVSYGLIRVHDSLPAEVRSHVRLAAGHAGDGFARFDVTIADPTGKVLVDIRDFEMKRLEGGFGTTPLTAAEVQQEDDGQQDTPMSPAEERLAYLVSQGIRAAEGPEALRRAIALNRPQVMVSSLPLDALIAQADEPAVATVRSGQSFERPDLDGSYVAPRNGIEERLAEMWENLLGVSPVGVEDSFFDLGGHSLIAVRLFASVKREFKVEFPISVLFEAPTIEKCAALIAAETGGAAEVSGPDGATPAPEKFEFLVPLNQSTHKQAAPLFVVAGMFGNVLNLRHLALPFTAERRVIGVQARGLIGDTAPHATIPDAAEDYLNEIKRLQPEGPYLLAGYSGGGITAYEMAQQLRAAGDEVAVLAMLDTPLPVRPSLSRPDKALIKLAELRTKGPGYLAEWARNRWAWEIEKRKGLHSPGQDAPGAEFNNHKIQAAFLGAVGAYQTPDWDGPMTLFRPPLDLHWQVTNGNWVSAEREYVFADNDWRRYAPHIQVIEVPGDHVSMVLAPNVTVLAQELREVIAAALMQHDDLQATAAE, from the coding sequence ATGAACACGTCAGACAACCGCAACGCGACGGGCGAAGACATCGCCATCGTGGGCATGTCGGTGAATGTTCCCGGCGCCGCGGGGGTGGATACCTATTGGGCCAATCTGCGCGACGGCGTGGAGAGCATCCGCCGCCTGTCGGAACAGGAACTGCTGGAGGCGGGTGAAAGCCCCGAGACCGTCGCGCGCCGCAATTACGTGCCCGTCGCGGCCCTTCTGGACGGCTTTGACACCTTCGATCCTGAGTTCTTCGGTTTTTCGCCCAAGGATGCCGCCATCCTCGACCCGCAGCACCGCAAGTTTCTGGAGGTCGCCTGGGAAGCGATGGAGCAGGCGGGCCATCCGCCCGAAACGATCGCGGGCGACATCGGGGTCTATGCGGGCTGCGGCATGGGCAGCTATTTCTATTTCAACATCTGCTCCAACCCCGATCTGGTGGACGATGTGGGCATGTTCCTGCTGCGCCACACCGGCAACGACAAGGATTTCCTGTCCACGCGGGTCAGCCATGTCTTCGACCTCAAGGGGCCGTCGATCAACCTGCAGACGGCCTGTTCCACGTCGCTGGTGGCGATCCATTACGCCTGCGCCGCCCTGCGCGCCGGCGAGGTCGACATGGCGCTGGCGGGCGGCGTCACCATCGAGCTGCCGCAGGGGCGGGGCTATCTGTTCAAGGAAAACGAAATCCTGTCGCCGGACGGGCACTGCCATGCCTTCGACCACCGGGCGCAGGGCACCGTCTTTGGCTCCGGCGCGGGCTGCGTGGCGCTGCGCAGGCTCAGCGATGCGGTGGCGGACGGCGATCACATCTGGGCGGTGATCAAGGGCTCGGCGGTGAACAACGACGGCGCGGCCAAGGCCGGCTACCTGGCCCCCTCTGTGGACGGCCAGACCAAGGCGATCACGGCGGCGCTGGATGCCGCGGGCGTCGCCGCACAGAGCATCGGCATGGTGGAATGCCATGGCACGGGGACCTATCTGGGTGATCCGATCGAAGTGGCGGCCCTGACCGAAGCCTACCGGACCGAGACCGACGCCACGGATTTCTGTCGCATCGGATCGGTCAAGACCAACATCGGGCATCTGGATACAGCCGCCGGGGTCGCAGGCTTTGCCAAGGCCGCGCTCGCGCTGCATCACAAGCAGATGCCGCCGTCGCTGGGGTACGAGGCCCCGAACCCGGCGATCCCCTTTGAGGGCAGCCCGTTCCGCGTGAACGACCGGCTGACAGACTGGCCGGGCGGCGACACACCGCGCCGGGCCGCGATCAACGCGCTGGGCGTCGGCGGCACCAACGCCCATGCGATCATCGAGGAAGCCCCGCAACGCGCCGCGTCGGACGCCAGCGACTGGCCGTTCCAGCCGCTCGTGATCTCGGGCCACTCCAAAGCCGCGCTGGACGCGAATGCCGCCGCGCTGGCCGCGCACCTGCGCGCCCATCCCGAACAGCCGCTGGCGGACGTGGCCTTTACCCTCAAGGAAGGGCGGCGTGCCTTCGACAGGCGGCGGGTCGTGGTCGCCGCCACCCATGACGAGGCCGCCGATCTGCTGGAGGCGGGCGACACCCGCCGCGTCTTTACCCACGAGGCGCTCGGCGACAGCCCGGAGGTGGTCTTCATGTTCCCCGGCGGCGGGGCGCAATATGCAGGGATGGCCCGCGACCTCTACGAGACCGAACCGGTCTTTGCCGACTGGATGGACCGGGGGCTGGCGCATCTGCAACCGCAGCTCGACTATGACATCCGGGCGCTCTGGCTGCCTTCCGCCGAGACGCAAAAGGCGGCTGACGAGACACTGAAGAAACCTTCGGTGCAATTGCCGCTGATCGCGATCACGGAATACGCGCTGGCGCAGCTCTGGATGTCCTGGGGTGTGCAGCCCGCCGCGATGGTGGGGCATTCGATGGGTGAAAACGTCGCCGCCTGCCTTGCCGGGGTGATGTCCTTTGAAAACCTGATCGACCTCGTGTTGCTGCGCGGACGCCTGTTCGACGAGGTGCCGGCGGGCGGCATGCTGTCGATCTCGGCCCGGATGGAGGACATCGTGCCTTTGCTGGGCAACGATCTGGACATCGCGTCGGTCAATGCGACCGAACTGATTGCGGTGTCGGGCCCGCAGGCGGCGCTGGACGAGATGCAGGCACGGCTGACCGAGGCAGGGCTGGAGCATCAGCGCATCGCGATCGACATTGCCGCGCACAGCCGGATGCTCGAAGGCATCCTGGACCGCTACCGCGCCTTCCTTGCCGGTCTGGATCTGCGCGCGCCGCAGATGCCCTTTGCCTCCAACCGGTCGGGCGGGATGATCACCGCCGAAGAGGCGACCGATCCCGACTACTGGGTCGGACAGCTGCGCAACACGGTCAACTTCGCCGATTGCATCACCACCCTGAGCGCGGCGCGCAAGCGCGTCTACCTTGAGGTCGGGCCGGGCAAGGCGCTGTCGTCGCTGGCGCAGATGCATCCCGCGGTGGGAACGGGGCAGGTGATCTCCTCGCTCCGGCATCCGGAACAGGACCTGGCCGACGATGTCTATTTCATCACCATGTTCGCGCGGCTCTGGGCCTGCGGCGTGCAGGCCGACTGGTCGCAGTTATGGGGCGAAGCGCGGCGCAACCGTGTGCTTCTGCCGACCTATCAATTCCAACGGGCGTCGTATTTCATCGCGCCGGGTGTGCCTGCGCAGGCCGTCGCGCAACAGGCACTTGTCCGGTCGGAGGACATCACCCACTGGGGTGCGATACCCGCCTGGCGCCCCGCCTTTGCCGGGGTCGACCTGGATGTGCTGGCCGATCTGGGCGCGCAGCCGCTGACCTGGCTGGTCTTCGCCGACGACGCGGGCCTGTCCGCGCCCGTCATGGAGCGTTTGCGCGACGCGGGCCACCGGGTTGTCAGCCTGCGCGCGGGCGACGCGTTTTCCCGCGCGGACGCGCACAGCTTCACGCTGGCAGCCGAACAGGGGCGGGCGGGTTATGACCTGCTGATCGCCGCGCTGAGAGAAGACGGGCTGATGCCCGACCGGATCGCGCATTTCTGGCTGACCGATGACCAGGTTGCACCGCGCCCCGGGTCCAGCACCTTTGATCGCAACATCGAACAGGGGTTCTGGAGCCTGACCTGGCTGGGGCAGGCCCTGACCGAAGCGGGCCTTGACGCGCCGCTCCAGATACATGTGTTCACCAGCGCCGCGGCACAGGTGATGGACGAGGCGCTGCCCTATCCAGAGAAGGCACTGGTCGCCGGCCCCGTGGGCGTGATCACCCGTGAACTGCCGGGCGTGACGGCGACGCAGGTGGACCTTGCCCCCCGGCAACCGGTCGAGACCCGCAAGGGCTGGTTCGCACGGCCCGAGGTTGCCCCGGCGCGGCCCGACCTGACCAACCGGCTGATCGAGGATCTGATGGCGGCCCCTGCGTCGCGCATCGTGGCTTACCGCGACGAAAGTCGGTTCGAGATGGGCTACAAACCGCTGCCACTGCCCGAAGCGGAGGGTGCCACCTTCCGCGATGGCGGCACCTATCTGATCACCGGCGGTTTCGGCGGGATCGGTCAGACACTGGCCACGGATATTCTGGCCAGACATGACGCGACCGTGATCCTGCTCGCGCGTGACGCCATGCCCGACCGCGCGGACTGGCCGGACTACATCGCGCGGCAGGGCACGGCCGACCGCATGGCGCGGCGGATGCAGGCGGTGATGCGGCTCGAAGAGATTGCCCGCACCCGGGGCGGGCGGATCGAGGTGGCGGGCGGCGATGTGGCCAACCTGGCGCAGATGCGCCGGGTGGTCGACGACCTGATGGCGCGCCCGGGCGGCTTGACCGGGGTGATCCACGCCGCCGGGGTGCTGGACGACGCGCCGATGCTGGGCAAGGACGATGCCCAGATGGATGCGGTCCTGACGCCCAAGGTCCAGGGCCTGCGGGTGCTGGACCAGCTGTTGCCCGATGGCACGCTTGAATTTCTGGTGCTGTTCTCCTCCACCTCCACCGCGACGCGCGCGGCAGGGCAGGTGGATTACGTCGCGGCGAACGCCTGGCTCAACGCCTTTGCCGCCGCGCGGCGTGGCGGCAGGACACGGGTTGTCGCGGTGAACTGGGGCGTCTGGGCAGACGTCGGAATGGCCGCCAATGCGCTGCCGGGCACCGCCAGCGACGTGTTGCCGCCCCGGTCGCTGGATGCGGCGTTGCTGCGGTCTGCGGGTGCTGACCCGCGTGGCGATACGCTGCTCAACGCGCCGTTGACCACGGATCACTGGGTGCTGGACCAGCACCGGACCAGGGACGGCCAGGCGATCCTGCCCGGCACCGGATTTGTCGAACTGCTGGCGGAAGCAGCGGCGGAGCAGGGGCTGGGGGCCTTTGAGATCGAGGATCTCTATTTCCTGCGTGCCATGCCGGTGGCCGAGGGCGAAGCGCGGCAGATGCGGATCACCCTGTCAGCACGGGAGCGTGGTTTTACCGCCGAAATGCGCAGCGATTGCGTTTTCGGCGGCAAGACGGGCTGGCAACTGCATGCGCAGGCCGTTCTGGCGCCGCTGGCAGAGGCGCGGCCCCCCGCGCTGGACCTCGGTGCGATCTTGGCGCGCTGCGGGGACGTGCAACAGGCGGACGAGGCGCGCCTGACCTCTCCGCAGGAGGCGCATCTGGCCTTCGGACCACGCTGGCATGTCCTGCGCGAGACGGCGCTGGGCGCGGGCGAGGGGATCGCAAAGCTGGCGCTGCCCCAAGAGGCGCAAGGCGATCCCGGCGACGGCTTTGTTCTGCATCCGGGGCTGATGGACCTGGCGACCGGCTGGGCCATGTCGCTGGTGCCGGGCTATGCCGCGGCGCACCTTTGGGTGCCTGTGTCTTACGGCTTGATCCGCGTGCACGACAGCCTGCCGGCAGAGGTGCGGTCGCATGTTCGACTGGCGGCGGGACATGCCGGTGACGGCTTTGCCCGGTTCGACGTCACCATCGCCGATCCGACCGGCAAGGTGCTGGTGGACATCCGCGATTTCGAGATGAAGCGGCTGGAGGGCGGTTTCGGCACCACGCCGCTGACCGCCGCAGAGGTGCAGCAGGAAGACGACGGGCAACAGGATACACCGATGTCCCCCGCCGAAGAACGGCTGGCCTACCTCGTGTCGCAGGGCATTCGCGCGGCTGAAGGACCCGAGGCGCTGCGCCGCGCCATCGCGCTGAACCGGCCCCAGGTCATGGTGTCTTCCTTGCCGCTGGACGCGCTGATCGCGCAGGCGGATGAACCCGCCGTGGCCACGGTCAGGAGCGGCCAGAGCTTTGAGCGCCCGGATCTGGATGGCAGCTATGTCGCGCCCCGCAACGGGATCGAGGAACGGCTGGCCGAGATGTGGGAAAACCTGCTGGGCGTCAGCCCGGTGGGGGTCGAGGACAGCTTCTTTGACCTTGGCGGGCATTCCCTGATCGCGGTTCGCCTGTTTGCGAGTGTAAAGCGTGAGTTCAAGGTGGAGTTTCCCATTTCCGTCCTGTTCGAGGCACCCACGATCGAAAAATGCGCGGCGCTGATCGCGGCGGAAACCGGCGGCGCTGCCGAGGTTTCGGGGCCGGACGGGGCAACGCCTGCGCCCGAGAAGTTCGAATTCCTGGTGCCGCTGAACCAAAGCACGCACAAGCAGGCCGCCCCGCTGTTCGTGGTGGCCGGCATGTTCGGCAATGTGCTGAACCTGCGCCATCTTGCCTTGCCCTTCACCGCCGAACGCCGCGTGATCGGGGTGCAGGCGCGCGGTCTTATCGGAGACACGGCGCCCCATGCGACAATTCCCGATGCGGCAGAAGATTACCTGAACGAAATCAAACGCCTGCAACCCGAAGGCCCCTATCTTCTGGCGGGGTATTCCGGTGGCGGGATCACGGCCTATGAAATGGCACAGCAGCTGCGCGCCGCAGGTGACGAGGTTGCCGTGCTGGCGATGCTCGACACGCCCCTGCCGGTGCGCCCGTCGCTCAGCCGCCCGGACAAGGCGCTGATCAAACTGGCGGAACTGCGCACCAAGGGGCCGGGATACCTGGCCGAGTGGGCGCGCAACCGCTGGGCCTGGGAGATAGAGAAACGCAAGGGCCTGCACAGCCCCGGACAGGATGCGCCGGGCGCGGAGTTCAACAACCACAAGATCCAGGCGGCCTTCCTCGGTGCGGTGGGCGCGTATCAGACGCCCGACTGGGACGGGCCGATGACCCTGTTCCGCCCGCCGTTGGATTTGCACTGGCAGGTGACGAACGGCAATTGGGTCAGCGCCGAACGCGAATATGTCTTCGCCGACAACGACTGGCGCAGATACGCCCCTCATATCCAGGTGATCGAGGTGCCGGGCGACCACGTCAGCATGGTTCTGGCGCCGAATGTGACGGTTCTGGCGCAGGAGCTGCGCGAGGTGATCGCGGCGGCGCTGATGCAGCACGACGACCTGCAGGCGACGGCGGCGGAATGA
- a CDS encoding WecB/TagA/CpsF family glycosyltransferase: MKFGTPPTEVAVNVPTRAALFRAVRLKFDARDGFALATLNLDHLTKLPREPVFLAAYRDHDLVVADGRPIVWLSRLAGQPLELMPGSDMILPLCELAADCGVSVALIGSSEAALEGAADALIARTPGLKIAHIHAPPYGFDPGGSEADALLDALAASGAGLCFVALGAPKQEILAARGRDRAPRVGFASIGAGLDFLSGHQVRAPRVMRKLALEWLWRALQSPRRMVPRYAKCAAILPGLTFRALRRR, from the coding sequence GTGAAATTTGGCACGCCCCCCACCGAAGTCGCGGTCAATGTGCCCACGCGTGCCGCATTGTTTCGCGCGGTACGTCTGAAATTCGATGCCCGCGACGGATTCGCGTTGGCCACGCTGAACCTCGACCACCTGACGAAACTCCCGCGCGAGCCGGTCTTTCTGGCGGCCTACCGGGACCATGACCTGGTGGTGGCCGATGGCCGCCCCATCGTCTGGCTGTCGCGGTTGGCCGGCCAGCCATTGGAGCTGATGCCGGGGTCGGACATGATCCTGCCGCTGTGCGAACTGGCGGCGGACTGCGGCGTGTCGGTCGCGCTGATCGGCAGCAGCGAGGCGGCGCTGGAGGGGGCGGCGGACGCACTCATCGCGCGCACGCCGGGGCTGAAGATCGCCCACATCCACGCGCCACCTTACGGTTTCGACCCCGGCGGGTCCGAGGCCGACGCGCTGCTGGATGCGCTCGCCGCCAGCGGCGCGGGGCTGTGTTTTGTCGCACTTGGCGCGCCCAAGCAGGAAATCCTCGCCGCGCGGGGACGCGACCGCGCGCCCCGGGTCGGGTTCGCGTCAATCGGCGCCGGTCTGGATTTTCTGTCAGGCCATCAGGTGCGCGCGCCCCGCGTGATGCGCAAGCTGGCGCTCGAATGGCTGTGGCGCGCGCTGCAATCGCCCCGCCGGATGGTGCCGCGCTACGCCAAATGCGCCGCGATCCTGCCGGGGCTGACGTTTCGGGCGCTGCGCCGGCGCTGA
- a CDS encoding glycosyltransferase family 2 protein encodes MKVAAIVIGRNEGARLIACLDALAGKAAPVIYVDSGSTDGSVAAAKARGAQVVALDMTRPFTAARARNAGLAVLPEDAALVQLLDGDCVLREGWLDIACDFLTAHPRAAVACGRRRERQPDASVYNALIDAEWDTPVGQAKACGGDALMRVSALRAVGGYRDTLIAGEEPELCVRLRAAGWQVWRLEAEMTWHDAAITRFGQWWNRTRRAGHAFAEGAALHGAPPERHWVAETRRALIWGAVLPLAILLLALLVTPWALALFMVYPLQVLRLSRRGGTAWALFTVLGKVAEAQGVLQYLLRRGRGRIIEYK; translated from the coding sequence GTGAAGGTGGCCGCCATCGTCATCGGCCGCAACGAGGGCGCGCGGCTGATTGCATGTCTCGACGCGTTGGCGGGGAAGGCGGCCCCGGTGATCTACGTGGACTCGGGGTCCACCGACGGATCGGTTGCAGCCGCAAAGGCACGGGGGGCACAGGTTGTCGCGCTGGATATGACGCGGCCCTTTACCGCCGCACGGGCGCGCAACGCGGGCTTGGCTGTCCTGCCCGAGGATGCGGCACTGGTGCAGCTTCTGGACGGTGACTGTGTGCTGCGGGAGGGCTGGTTAGACATCGCATGCGATTTTCTGACCGCGCATCCCAGGGCCGCCGTGGCCTGCGGCCGCCGCCGGGAACGTCAGCCCGATGCCAGTGTTTACAACGCGCTGATCGACGCGGAATGGGACACGCCGGTAGGGCAGGCAAAGGCCTGCGGGGGCGATGCCCTGATGCGGGTGTCAGCATTGCGCGCGGTGGGCGGCTACCGGGATACGCTGATCGCGGGCGAAGAGCCGGAACTCTGCGTCCGCCTGCGCGCCGCTGGCTGGCAGGTCTGGCGGCTGGAGGCCGAGATGACCTGGCACGACGCGGCCATCACACGCTTTGGCCAGTGGTGGAACCGTACGCGCCGGGCGGGCCATGCCTTTGCCGAAGGGGCGGCACTGCACGGTGCGCCGCCAGAGCGGCACTGGGTGGCCGAGACGCGGCGCGCGCTGATCTGGGGGGCCGTGCTGCCGCTGGCAATCCTGCTGCTGGCCCTGCTGGTCACGCCATGGGCGCTGGCGCTTTTCATGGTCTATCCACTGCAGGTTTTGCGCCTGTCGCGGCGCGGTGGCACGGCCTGGGCGCTGTTCACCGTGCTGGGCAAGGTGGCCGAGGCGCAGGGCGTATTGCAGTATCTGCTGCGCCGTGGCCGTGGCCGGATCATAGAATACAAGTAG
- a CDS encoding glycosyltransferase family 2 protein produces MDGCAALSYHPTMKSPLHLLRRLVARLSERRRRARFAASIRHLHGPRCLDLGEDDVLAIVLVRNGSYYLDAFFDHYRSLGIRHFAFIDNGSSDDTLDRLMARSDCVVDQCTLPLARYEDLIRAYPAQTYGRDRWCLYVDMDEILDFEGAATHGIRALTSYMQAQGHTAMVAQMLEMFPKAPLAEVARLPYDRVLRDFVYFDISSVARYDYHSPEIPFSALLRDNRLSSDAVQFRFGGVRGKVFGENCCLTKHPLIFNGPGVTPAPHPHLSMGVTVSDVTPVIQHYKFANEQLARDAASLTSGDLAHGEDAARAQVLSRRPDVSLFSLDARRWNRVELLARAGFTVTSQAYADHLAGLSS; encoded by the coding sequence ATGGACGGCTGCGCAGCCCTGTCGTATCACCCGACCATGAAAAGCCCGCTCCATCTTTTGCGCCGCCTTGTCGCGCGGCTGTCCGAACGTCGCCGCAGGGCGCGCTTTGCCGCCTCGATCCGGCACCTGCATGGGCCGCGCTGCCTGGACCTCGGCGAGGACGACGTGCTGGCCATCGTGCTGGTGCGCAACGGCAGCTACTATCTGGACGCGTTCTTCGACCATTACCGCAGCCTGGGCATCCGACATTTCGCCTTTATCGACAATGGCTCCAGCGACGACACGCTCGACCGGCTGATGGCCCGGTCCGACTGCGTCGTCGATCAATGCACGCTGCCTCTGGCGCGCTACGAGGATCTTATCCGTGCGTACCCGGCGCAGACCTATGGCCGCGATCGCTGGTGCCTCTACGTGGACATGGACGAGATCCTGGACTTTGAGGGCGCGGCGACCCACGGCATCCGGGCGCTGACCAGCTATATGCAGGCGCAGGGTCATACCGCGATGGTGGCCCAGATGCTCGAAATGTTCCCCAAGGCGCCACTGGCCGAGGTGGCGCGCCTGCCTTACGACCGGGTCTTGCGGGACTTCGTCTATTTCGACATCAGCAGCGTCGCCCGGTATGACTACCATAGCCCGGAAATCCCGTTCTCGGCGCTCTTGCGCGACAACAGGCTGTCCAGCGACGCGGTCCAGTTCCGCTTTGGCGGGGTGCGGGGCAAGGTATTCGGGGAAAACTGCTGTCTGACCAAACACCCGCTGATCTTCAACGGGCCGGGGGTCACGCCCGCCCCGCATCCGCATCTGTCGATGGGGGTCACGGTGTCTGACGTCACACCGGTGATCCAGCACTACAAGTTCGCCAATGAACAGCTGGCGCGCGACGCCGCGTCGCTGACCTCGGGTGATCTCGCGCATGGCGAGGATGCGGCGCGGGCGCAGGTGTTGTCGCGGCGGCCCGATGTCAGCCTGTTCTCTCTCGATGCGCGGCGCTGGAACCGCGTTGAACTGCTGGCGCGGGCGGGCTTCACCGTCACCAGCCAGGCCTACGCCGATCACCTTGCGGGCCTGTCGTCGTGA
- a CDS encoding diguanylate cyclase: MNVPLDLSFLDVLCPMHLVVDAAGHILHAGPTVRKLSKGMSLIGVDFLEVFAVNRPRAIASFRDLRLSQDTKLHLEMRAPPQTALKAVLVPLGDAQGRMIVNLSFGISIANGVRDFALSNADFAATDLAIEMLYLIEAKTAAMEESRRLNHRLQDARLVAEQEAVTDALTGLANRRALNGVLARMAAGRVPFAVMQIDLDFFKTVNDTLGHAAGDHVLRQAARIMREETRETDTVARVGGDEFTIVLPNVADAATLRGVGQRIIDRISEPIPYDGHLCRISASIGTVWHPQGLSQGMDRMIEDADLALYSSKHAGRARHTLYDASLRGVTLDRREQSSA, translated from the coding sequence ATGAACGTGCCGCTCGACCTGTCCTTCCTGGATGTTCTGTGCCCCATGCATCTGGTGGTCGATGCGGCAGGGCATATCCTGCACGCCGGGCCGACGGTAAGAAAGCTGTCGAAAGGCATGTCACTGATCGGGGTGGACTTTCTGGAGGTCTTTGCAGTCAACCGCCCCCGCGCCATTGCCAGTTTCCGCGATCTGCGCCTGTCGCAGGATACCAAGTTGCATCTTGAAATGCGCGCGCCCCCGCAAACCGCGCTCAAGGCGGTTCTCGTGCCGCTGGGGGACGCACAGGGGCGGATGATCGTCAACCTTTCCTTCGGCATTTCAATCGCGAATGGCGTGCGCGACTTTGCCCTCAGCAATGCCGATTTCGCCGCGACGGATCTGGCGATCGAGATGCTCTACCTCATCGAGGCCAAGACCGCGGCGATGGAGGAATCGCGACGGCTGAACCACCGCCTGCAGGACGCGCGGCTCGTGGCGGAGCAGGAAGCGGTCACTGATGCTCTGACCGGGCTGGCCAATCGGCGTGCATTGAACGGCGTGCTGGCCCGGATGGCCGCGGGCCGGGTGCCCTTTGCCGTGATGCAGATTGATCTGGATTTCTTCAAGACCGTCAACGACACGCTGGGGCACGCCGCGGGGGATCATGTGCTGCGGCAGGCTGCGCGGATCATGCGGGAGGAGACCCGCGAAACCGACACGGTGGCGCGGGTCGGCGGGGACGAATTCACCATCGTCCTCCCGAATGTCGCCGACGCGGCCACCCTGCGCGGCGTGGGCCAGCGCATCATCGACCGCATATCAGAGCCGATACCCTACGACGGCCACCTGTGCCGGATTTCCGCCAGCATCGGCACCGTCTGGCACCCCCAGGGCCTGAGCCAGGGGATGGACCGGATGATCGAGGATGCCGATCTGGCGCTTTATTCGTCGAAACACGCCGGGCGGGCGCGTCATACTCTTTACGACGCATCGCTGCGCGGGGTGACGCTGGACCGCCGGGAGCAGTCCAGCGCCTGA
- a CDS encoding heme NO-binding domain-containing protein, whose protein sequence is MHGLINRSIQNYICGTFGKHGWDEVVRRAGLEFDSFEAMLTYEDRLTHVVLDALIALTGRCREDLLEDFGTFLVADPSFEGVRRLLRFGGVTFADFLHSLDDLPDRARLAVPDLHLPQIELRAVGPGRYSLLCRSPVHGFAHVMVGVLRAMADDYGALALLEPTRTERDVETLAISLIEPDYAEGRSFELGARVG, encoded by the coding sequence ATGCACGGTCTAATCAACCGCAGCATCCAGAACTACATCTGCGGAACTTTCGGCAAGCACGGCTGGGACGAGGTCGTCCGGCGGGCGGGACTCGAGTTCGACAGTTTCGAGGCGATGCTGACCTACGAGGATCGGCTGACCCATGTGGTACTGGATGCGCTGATCGCGCTGACGGGGCGTTGCCGCGAGGACCTGCTGGAGGATTTCGGCACGTTCCTGGTGGCCGATCCATCCTTTGAAGGGGTTCGGCGGCTGCTGAGGTTCGGCGGTGTCACCTTTGCCGATTTTCTGCATTCGCTGGATGACCTGCCCGACCGCGCGCGGCTGGCGGTACCCGATCTGCACCTGCCGCAGATCGAACTGCGGGCGGTGGGGCCGGGGCGCTACAGTCTGCTCTGCCGGTCGCCGGTGCACGGCTTTGCCCATGTCATGGTAGGTGTGCTGCGTGCGATGGCCGACGACTATGGCGCGCTGGCACTTCTTGAGCCGACCAGAACGGAGAGGGACGTCGAAACACTGGCGATTTCACTGATTGAACCCGACTACGCCGAGGGCCGCAGTTTCGAGCTGGGGGCGCGGGTGGGATGA